A genome region from Hippopotamus amphibius kiboko isolate mHipAmp2 chromosome 1, mHipAmp2.hap2, whole genome shotgun sequence includes the following:
- the IL9 gene encoding interleukin-9 has product MLLAVVLASALLLCSVASQGCLTLTGIKDVEYLINNLQNHPPSECNCSANVTDCLCLPIPSDKCETACFQEGLSRMSTATVKTRFPLIFNRVKKTVEALQNGKCGSFSCEQPCNQTTAGNMLTFLKTLLESFQKERMRGRV; this is encoded by the exons ATGCTCCTGGCCGTGGTCCttgcctctgccctgctcctctGCTCTGTGGCCAGCCAGGGGTGTCTGACCCTGACAGGAATCAAGGATGTCGAGTACCTCATCAACAACCTGCAG AACCATCCACCTTCAGAATGCAACTGCAGTGCCAAT GTCACTGACTGTTTGTGTCTGCCCATTCCTTCT GACAAATGTGAAACAGCATGCTTCCAGGAGGGTCTGTCACGGATGTCCACTGCCACAGTGAAAACAAGATTCCCCCTGATTTTCAATCGGGTGAAGAAAACAGTTGAAGCCCTCCAGAACGGCAAATGTGGA TCTTTTTCCTGTGAACAGCCATGCAACCAAACCACAGCAGGCAATATGCTGACATTTCTGAAGACTCTCCTGGAAAGTTTCCAGAAAGAAAGGATGAGAGGCAGAGTGTGA